From the Shewanella amazonensis SB2B genome, one window contains:
- a CDS encoding pirin family protein, whose translation METEATQPVTERLLPRTSDVGGIPVARAIPQKARRLIGPWCFLDHLGPISGPATVNVGEHPHTALQTFTWMMAGEILHRDSLGSAQVIRPGQVNLMTAGHGIAHTEESLPNQTHLHAAQFWIALPAAHKDTAPRFDHYPTLPRWQDAGANFTLLVGDWGNHRSPVLHFSPILGLEIFHSADTGAPVTLTLPLEPTFEYGLMPLEGSFQLAGESFSDNQLAFVNRGETSVTIRLQAGCRLLLIGGEPLTDDITIWWNFVGHSKADIAEAQAQWLAQDPRFGPVTGYQGQRLEPPPIPW comes from the coding sequence ATGGAAACAGAAGCAACGCAGCCAGTCACAGAGCGACTGCTCCCCAGAACCAGCGACGTTGGTGGCATACCTGTGGCCAGGGCCATTCCCCAAAAGGCCAGACGCCTGATCGGTCCCTGGTGTTTTTTGGACCATCTCGGCCCAATTTCAGGCCCGGCAACCGTGAATGTGGGTGAGCACCCGCACACGGCACTGCAAACCTTCACCTGGATGATGGCAGGTGAGATATTGCACCGCGACAGCCTCGGCAGTGCTCAGGTGATACGACCCGGCCAGGTGAATCTGATGACGGCAGGCCATGGTATCGCCCACACCGAAGAGTCTTTGCCAAATCAGACCCATCTGCACGCCGCTCAGTTTTGGATAGCGCTGCCTGCTGCCCACAAGGACACAGCACCCAGGTTCGATCATTATCCCACACTGCCCCGTTGGCAGGATGCCGGGGCAAATTTCACCCTGCTGGTAGGTGACTGGGGCAATCATCGCTCGCCGGTGCTGCACTTCTCACCCATATTGGGGCTGGAGATTTTCCACAGTGCCGACACAGGGGCGCCTGTGACCCTGACGTTGCCCCTCGAGCCAACATTCGAGTACGGGCTCATGCCACTGGAGGGCAGCTTCCAGTTGGCAGGCGAGAGCTTCAGCGATAACCAGCTGGCGTTTGTGAACAGGGGCGAGACATCAGTGACCATCCGCTTGCAGGCAGGATGCCGCCTGCTGCTTATCGGTGGTGAGCCCTTAACCGATGACATCACTATCTGGTGGAACTTTGTTGGTCACAGCAAAGCCGACATCGCAGAGGCCCAAGCACAGTGGCTTGCACAGGATCCCCGCTTCGGACCTGTCACCGGTTATCAGGGGCAACGCCTGGAGCCGCCACCCATCCCCTGGTGA
- a CDS encoding VOC family protein, producing the protein MIDHLSTYATDYIATRDFYSAAFAPLAYPLLFEEATSWDPTWPTRRMCAFGPEGKPIFWVIESREPASPRHTAFVAPNRVAVAGFYLAGLAAGGKDNGAPGLRPIYHEHYFGAFLLDPDGNNVEAVCHTPE; encoded by the coding sequence ATGATTGACCATCTGAGTACCTACGCCACCGACTACATCGCCACCCGCGACTTTTATAGCGCCGCCTTTGCGCCCCTGGCTTACCCACTGTTGTTTGAAGAGGCGACCAGTTGGGATCCAACCTGGCCGACCCGACGCATGTGCGCCTTTGGTCCCGAAGGAAAACCCATTTTCTGGGTGATTGAAAGCCGTGAGCCGGCTTCGCCCAGGCACACCGCTTTTGTGGCGCCAAACCGTGTTGCGGTGGCCGGGTTTTACCTTGCAGGCCTGGCTGCTGGAGGTAAAGACAACGGCGCTCCCGGTTTAAGGCCCATCTACCATGAGCATTATTTTGGTGCGTTTCTGCTGGACCCCGATGGCAACAATGTGGAAGCGGTCTGCCATACGCCGGAATAA
- the gorA gene encoding glutathione-disulfide reductase: MAQHYDYICLGAGSGGIASANRAAIRGAKVLLIEAKHVGGTCVNVGCVPKKVMWYGAQVAEAMHLYAKDYGFDVDVKNFDWNTLVASREAYIDRVHAAYGRGFASNGVTLVEGYGKFKNNNTIEVNGEEYTADHILIATGGRPSIPNIPGAEHGIDSNGFFALSEQPKRVVVVGAGYIAVEIAGVLHALGSETHLCVRKHSPLRSFDPMLSQALTDAMAENGPTLHTNAVPKAVEKNADGSLTLQLENGESITVDCLIWAIGREPATDKIGLENTDVTLDDKGYVIVDEWQQTSAKGIYCVGDIMAGGIELTPVAVKAGRFLSERLFGGQPNAKMDYSLVPTVVFSHPPIGTMGLSEPDAKAQYGEDQVKVYTSTFTSMYTAVTAHRQPCKMKLVCAGPDEKVVGIHGIGFGMDEILQGFGVAIKMGATKADFDAVVAIHPTGAEEFVTMR, translated from the coding sequence ATGGCCCAACACTACGATTACATCTGCCTGGGCGCAGGCAGTGGCGGTATTGCGTCCGCCAATCGCGCCGCCATCCGTGGCGCCAAGGTTTTATTGATTGAAGCCAAGCATGTCGGCGGTACCTGCGTAAACGTTGGCTGTGTGCCGAAAAAAGTGATGTGGTACGGTGCTCAGGTTGCCGAGGCCATGCATCTTTACGCCAAAGACTATGGCTTTGATGTGGATGTGAAAAACTTCGACTGGAACACTCTGGTAGCCAGCCGTGAAGCCTATATTGACCGTGTACATGCCGCCTATGGCCGTGGCTTCGCCAGCAACGGCGTTACCCTGGTGGAAGGCTATGGTAAGTTTAAGAATAACAACACCATAGAAGTAAACGGTGAAGAATACACGGCCGATCATATTCTGATTGCCACCGGTGGCCGCCCAAGCATCCCCAATATTCCGGGCGCAGAGCATGGTATTGACTCCAATGGCTTTTTTGCCCTGTCCGAACAGCCCAAGCGGGTTGTGGTGGTGGGCGCCGGTTATATTGCAGTGGAGATTGCCGGTGTGCTGCATGCCCTTGGCAGCGAAACCCACCTGTGTGTGCGTAAGCACTCACCGCTGCGTAGCTTCGACCCCATGCTGAGTCAGGCGCTCACAGATGCCATGGCCGAAAATGGCCCCACTCTGCATACCAATGCCGTACCCAAGGCGGTGGAAAAAAATGCCGATGGCAGTCTGACGCTGCAGCTCGAAAACGGCGAATCCATTACCGTGGACTGCCTGATTTGGGCCATCGGCCGTGAGCCTGCCACCGATAAAATCGGTCTGGAAAATACAGATGTAACCCTGGACGACAAGGGTTACGTCATAGTGGATGAATGGCAGCAAACCAGCGCCAAAGGTATCTACTGCGTCGGCGATATCATGGCTGGCGGTATTGAACTTACGCCAGTGGCCGTGAAAGCCGGACGTTTCCTGTCTGAGCGCCTCTTTGGCGGCCAGCCCAATGCCAAAATGGACTACAGCCTGGTGCCAACCGTGGTATTCAGCCACCCCCCCATAGGCACCATGGGTCTGAGTGAGCCCGATGCCAAGGCGCAGTACGGCGAGGATCAGGTGAAGGTGTACACCTCGACCTTCACCTCCATGTACACCGCCGTGACCGCGCATCGCCAACCCTGCAAAATGAAGCTGGTGTGCGCCGGTCCGGACGAAAAAGTTGTGGGTATCCACGGTATTGGCTTTGGGATGGATGAAATCCTCCAGGGCTTTGGCGTGGCAATCAAGATGGGGGCCACCAAGGCCGACTTCGATGCCGTGGTAGCTATCCATCCCACCGGCGCCGAAGAGTTTGTTACTATGCGCTGA
- the prlC gene encoding oligopeptidase A: MTNPLLAANALPPFSAIKPEHIQPAVEQAIDHCRAEIARVLERGDFSWQGLVAPLEEADDRLSKLWSPVSHMNSVLSTEAWRAAHDACLPLLSEYGTFVGQHQGLYQAYKTLKNSDEFQGLSKAQQQVIDHALRDFELSGIGLDDDKKARYGEIVKRLSELSSSFSNQVLDATHAWQKLITDESELKGLPESALAAARAMAEEKGEQGYLFTLDFPSYLPVMMYSENRELRQECYTAFVTRASDQGPNAGEFDNGPLMEELLALRHELATLLGFDSFAHKSLATKMAETPGQVISFLNELALHSRPQAKQELDELKAFAAKEYGQTDLKAWDLSFYAEKLKQHRYEISQEELRPYFPENKVLSGLFHTVERLFGMKIVEQQEFDRWHKDVRFFHIMDSEGEHRGSFYLDLYARSGKRGGAWMDECRVRRQTPDGLQKPVAYLTCNFNGPVGNKPALFTHDEVVTLFHEFGHGIHHMLTKVEVGGVSGINGVPWDAVELPSQFLENWCWEEAALGEISGHYETGEPLPKAMLDKMLAAKNFQSAMMMVRQLEFSLFDFRLHLEYNGEDGARIQETLDEVRQQVAVVIPPSFNRFQHSFSHIFAGGYAAGYYSYKWAEVLSADAFSRFEAEGIFNPDTGRDFLTHILEMGGSEEPMELFRRFMGREPNTDALLRHSGIQH, translated from the coding sequence ATGACCAATCCACTGCTTGCGGCCAACGCGCTGCCCCCCTTTTCGGCCATCAAGCCAGAGCATATTCAGCCAGCGGTCGAGCAGGCCATAGACCACTGCCGGGCAGAAATTGCACGGGTACTGGAACGTGGTGATTTCAGCTGGCAGGGACTGGTTGCGCCCCTGGAGGAAGCTGACGATCGCCTCAGCAAACTTTGGTCACCGGTATCGCACATGAACTCAGTGCTCAGCACAGAAGCATGGCGCGCGGCCCACGACGCTTGCCTGCCGCTTCTGTCTGAGTATGGCACCTTTGTGGGCCAGCATCAGGGGCTGTATCAGGCCTATAAAACCCTTAAAAATTCTGATGAATTTCAAGGTCTGTCCAAGGCGCAGCAACAGGTGATTGACCATGCCCTGCGAGACTTTGAACTCTCGGGTATTGGCTTGGATGACGACAAAAAGGCCCGTTATGGCGAAATAGTCAAACGCCTGTCGGAACTGTCGAGCAGCTTCTCCAATCAGGTGTTGGATGCCACCCACGCCTGGCAGAAGCTCATCACCGATGAGTCCGAACTTAAGGGTCTGCCTGAATCGGCCCTTGCTGCAGCACGCGCCATGGCAGAAGAAAAAGGCGAGCAGGGGTATCTGTTCACCCTCGACTTCCCATCGTATTTGCCTGTGATGATGTACAGCGAAAACCGTGAACTGCGCCAGGAGTGCTACACCGCCTTCGTGACCCGCGCCTCGGATCAGGGCCCCAACGCCGGTGAATTTGACAATGGCCCCTTGATGGAAGAGTTGCTGGCGCTGCGCCACGAGCTGGCCACCCTGCTCGGTTTCGACAGCTTTGCCCACAAGTCGCTGGCCACCAAGATGGCCGAAACACCGGGCCAGGTTATCAGCTTCCTGAATGAGCTGGCCCTGCACTCTCGTCCACAGGCCAAACAGGAGCTGGATGAGCTCAAGGCCTTCGCCGCGAAAGAATATGGCCAAACCGACCTCAAGGCATGGGATTTAAGCTTTTACGCCGAAAAACTCAAACAGCACAGATACGAAATTTCCCAGGAAGAACTGCGCCCTTACTTTCCCGAAAACAAGGTACTGAGCGGCCTCTTCCACACGGTAGAGCGTCTCTTTGGCATGAAGATAGTCGAGCAGCAGGAATTTGACCGCTGGCATAAGGACGTGCGCTTCTTCCACATTATGGACAGCGAAGGCGAGCACAGAGGCAGCTTCTATCTGGATCTCTACGCCCGCAGCGGTAAACGCGGCGGCGCCTGGATGGACGAGTGCCGGGTTCGTCGTCAAACCCCCGATGGGCTGCAAAAACCCGTGGCTTACCTCACCTGTAACTTCAATGGTCCCGTGGGCAATAAACCAGCGCTCTTTACCCATGACGAAGTGGTTACCCTGTTCCATGAGTTTGGCCATGGCATCCACCATATGCTGACCAAGGTAGAGGTAGGCGGTGTATCCGGTATCAATGGTGTGCCCTGGGATGCCGTGGAGCTGCCAAGCCAGTTCCTCGAGAATTGGTGCTGGGAAGAAGCAGCCCTCGGCGAAATCTCCGGCCACTACGAAACCGGCGAGCCGCTGCCCAAGGCCATGCTGGACAAGATGTTGGCGGCCAAAAATTTCCAATCCGCCATGATGATGGTGCGCCAGCTGGAGTTTTCGCTGTTCGATTTCCGCCTGCACCTGGAATACAACGGCGAAGACGGTGCCCGCATTCAGGAAACTCTGGACGAAGTGCGTCAGCAGGTGGCCGTGGTGATCCCCCCCAGCTTTAATCGCTTCCAGCACAGCTTCTCCCATATTTTTGCCGGGGGATATGCCGCAGGTTACTACAGCTACAAGTGGGCCGAAGTACTGTCGGCCGATGCCTTCTCGCGGTTTGAAGCTGAAGGTATCTTTAATCCAGATACGGGGCGCGACTTCCTTACCCATATCCTTGAGATGGGTGGCAGCGAAGAGCCCATGGAACTGTTCCGCCGCTTCATGGGCCGGGAGCCCAATACAGATGCGCTACTGCGCCACAGCGGCATTCAGCACTGA
- a CDS encoding thioesterase family protein → MNLYFRLIWLFLWRVRHCRSIGFLDTSLIEYRALPSDCDINMHLTNSRYPAFMDLARTYMLAEMGLLKRFLKLKWMPIVNAAEFTYIRDIKPLQKFTIESRVVGWDEKYFYIDQRFVSERGLHCIVHVRGVFVCNRKQVPISELVREAGYEGDAPELSPEVQKWKAFLQLKKERNS, encoded by the coding sequence ATGAACCTGTATTTCAGACTTATCTGGTTGTTTTTATGGCGTGTTCGCCACTGCCGCTCCATTGGTTTTCTCGACACCAGCCTCATTGAGTATCGCGCCTTACCATCAGACTGCGACATCAATATGCACCTGACCAACAGTCGTTATCCGGCCTTTATGGACCTGGCCCGTACCTACATGCTGGCGGAAATGGGGCTGTTAAAGCGTTTTCTCAAGCTAAAATGGATGCCCATAGTCAACGCCGCGGAATTCACCTATATCCGCGACATCAAGCCACTGCAGAAATTTACCATCGAGAGCCGTGTAGTCGGGTGGGACGAAAAATATTTTTATATTGATCAGCGCTTTGTCAGCGAACGTGGACTGCACTGCATAGTGCATGTGCGCGGGGTTTTTGTGTGTAACCGCAAGCAGGTGCCCATCAGTGAACTGGTGCGTGAAGCGGGCTATGAAGGCGACGCACCTGAGTTGTCGCCCGAAGTGCAGAAATGGAAGGCTTTTTTGCAGCTCAAGAAAGAGCGTAACAGCTAA
- a CDS encoding glutathione S-transferase family protein → MELFYHPLSRYSQKVLLGLYEKQVNFYPRVTELRDPIQRQTFSKIYPPCKLPLLKCSDGSLLPESTIIIEYLDQHIPGGTRLLPKDSADCLRVRLWDRIIDNDISNQLFLLEQQLSMAPEHRNELAMAQVKQRLLQVLASIDDELANSHWLVGDGFTLADCALVPCLEPAFELLSLLELENLCRYRQQAKIRGAWELVAEEAQLAAAEETSGLKLIP, encoded by the coding sequence ATGGAGCTCTTTTACCACCCGTTGTCGCGATATTCCCAAAAAGTTCTGCTTGGATTGTATGAAAAGCAGGTCAACTTTTATCCCCGGGTCACTGAGCTCAGGGATCCCATACAACGTCAGACATTCAGCAAGATTTACCCTCCCTGCAAGCTGCCACTGCTTAAATGCTCTGATGGCAGCCTGTTACCCGAATCGACCATCATCATCGAATACCTGGATCAACATATACCCGGCGGAACCCGCCTGTTGCCAAAAGACAGCGCCGACTGCCTGAGGGTGCGTTTATGGGACAGGATTATCGATAACGACATCAGCAATCAGCTGTTTTTGCTGGAGCAGCAATTGAGCATGGCACCTGAACATCGCAATGAGCTGGCCATGGCACAGGTCAAACAGCGTTTGCTGCAGGTATTGGCCAGCATTGATGATGAACTGGCCAATTCCCATTGGTTGGTGGGGGATGGCTTTACCCTGGCTGACTGCGCCCTGGTGCCCTGTCTTGAACCCGCGTTTGAGCTTCTGTCCCTGCTGGAGTTGGAAAACCTCTGCCGTTACCGCCAGCAGGCAAAAATCCGCGGCGCCTGGGAGCTGGTGGCCGAGGAGGCACAGCTCGCCGCCGCCGAAGAGACTAGCGGACTCAAACTCATTCCTTAG
- a CDS encoding LysR family transcriptional regulator — MDASQLYRMLVFASVVEQGSLTMAAEVLGISRSMVSQHLKKLEERLGCELLHRTTRRISLTEDGREFFHYCGELLQLARQAEAVTRPADEHLHGSLRVTAPVGLGEHNLLPLIGDFHRRYPNIRLTLMLEDSKLNLLEHQIDVAIQAGWPEDSEFRAIKLGSFDEQLVASPEYVAAHGKPLHPDNLQHHQWLAHASGHLPKTWTLHNGQGEEFRVRITPFISCNSTNGLIAMALQGLGVAILPDNLVNEHLASGALELLLPDYHLREGGVYALHPYKENTPPRVRVFLDFLKERLIQSR; from the coding sequence ATGGACGCTTCACAATTGTACCGCATGCTGGTGTTTGCTTCGGTTGTAGAGCAAGGGTCACTGACCATGGCCGCAGAAGTGTTGGGGATCAGCCGCTCCATGGTGAGCCAGCACCTGAAAAAGCTGGAAGAGCGGTTGGGCTGCGAGCTGCTTCACCGCACCACGAGGCGTATCAGCCTGACCGAAGATGGGCGGGAGTTTTTTCATTACTGCGGCGAACTATTGCAGCTGGCAAGGCAGGCAGAGGCTGTGACCCGCCCGGCGGATGAGCATCTTCACGGTAGCCTCAGGGTCACGGCGCCGGTTGGTCTGGGAGAACATAACCTGCTGCCCCTTATCGGCGACTTTCATCGCCGTTACCCCAACATTCGTCTGACATTGATGCTGGAGGACAGCAAGCTCAACCTCCTCGAACATCAAATTGACGTGGCCATACAGGCAGGTTGGCCGGAAGATTCAGAATTCAGGGCCATTAAGCTTGGCAGTTTTGATGAGCAGTTGGTGGCCAGCCCCGAGTATGTGGCGGCTCATGGAAAGCCCTTGCACCCCGACAACTTACAGCATCATCAATGGTTGGCGCATGCGTCCGGCCATTTGCCGAAAACCTGGACGTTGCACAATGGTCAGGGTGAGGAGTTTCGGGTCAGGATCACTCCATTTATCAGCTGCAACAGTACCAATGGCCTGATTGCCATGGCGCTGCAGGGGCTGGGGGTGGCAATACTGCCCGATAATCTGGTGAACGAGCATTTGGCGTCCGGGGCCTTGGAACTGCTTTTGCCGGATTATCATTTACGCGAAGGCGGCGTGTATGCCCTGCATCCCTATAAAGAGAATACTCCCCCCAGAGTGCGGGTATTTCTCGACTTTCTGAAGGAGCGGTTGATCCAATCCCGCTAA
- a CDS encoding NAD(P)H-binding protein — MILILGASGELATLTANALNTLGNTEIVRLGSRSPDKLDATLGHVVFADYDQPDSLDAAMAGADKVLFISGNTPNDIRLGQHLRVIAAAKKAGVAQLVYTSFQSPSLDSAFSFGASHAATEAAISAAAIPATVVRNAFYAELQLMGLSHTLETGVLTHAAAEGRFAPVSKQDLAEALARILMTDGHTGKIYELTGPELLSYADIAALIGQLSGNAISTHLISAQAQVDTLLNMGLPAFLATALGGASRAIAAGEYDKRSDDLALLLGRAPTSLATVIKGALKPN, encoded by the coding sequence ATGATCCTGATACTCGGCGCCAGTGGTGAACTGGCCACCCTTACTGCCAATGCCCTGAACACTCTTGGCAATACCGAAATTGTACGACTGGGCAGCCGCTCACCGGACAAACTGGATGCGACACTTGGCCATGTTGTGTTTGCCGACTATGACCAGCCAGACTCTCTGGATGCAGCCATGGCGGGAGCAGACAAGGTACTGTTTATTTCCGGTAATACCCCCAATGATATCCGTCTGGGTCAACATCTGCGGGTTATCGCCGCCGCCAAAAAGGCCGGGGTTGCCCAGCTGGTATACACCAGTTTTCAATCACCCTCGCTGGACAGCGCCTTCAGTTTCGGCGCCAGTCATGCCGCCACCGAAGCGGCCATCAGCGCGGCAGCCATTCCCGCCACTGTGGTACGCAATGCCTTTTATGCCGAGCTGCAACTGATGGGCCTGAGCCACACACTGGAGACAGGCGTACTGACCCATGCCGCAGCAGAGGGCCGCTTTGCCCCCGTAAGCAAACAGGATTTGGCCGAGGCGCTGGCGCGAATATTGATGACCGATGGCCACACAGGCAAGATTTACGAACTGACCGGGCCTGAACTCCTGTCCTATGCGGACATCGCCGCCCTGATTGGACAGCTCAGTGGTAACGCCATCAGTACCCACCTCATTTCGGCCCAGGCCCAAGTCGATACGCTGCTGAATATGGGATTACCGGCATTTTTAGCCACGGCACTCGGCGGGGCCAGTCGGGCCATTGCCGCAGGGGAATATGATAAGCGCAGCGATGATTTAGCCCTGCTGCTTGGCCGCGCACCCACAAGTTTGGCCACTGTCATCAAAGGAGCGTTGAAGCCAAACTGA
- a CDS encoding DNA-3-methyladenine glycosylase I: MKIESFASIYQRAAERKGGADALEALLPQSLSADEYQEYSDDRLLSAMSKQIFQSGFVWKVVDAKWPAYETAFFGFDPLKVLLMSPEQLTARASDPGLIRHAKKTQAIYDNALMIKDIAAEHGSFARYIALWPGEEITSLWQVLKKRGARLGGNTGPYFLRATGKDTFLLTSDVEAYLRATGLVDAGMATQKGLTQAQAAFNHWQAESGRTLAQISRIIACGVGDNRI, encoded by the coding sequence ATGAAAATTGAATCCTTTGCCAGTATTTATCAGCGCGCCGCCGAGCGCAAAGGCGGCGCCGATGCGCTGGAAGCCCTGCTGCCTCAGTCTTTGTCTGCCGACGAATATCAGGAGTATTCCGACGACCGCCTGCTGTCGGCCATGAGCAAACAGATATTTCAGAGTGGCTTTGTGTGGAAGGTAGTAGATGCCAAGTGGCCAGCCTATGAAACAGCGTTCTTTGGTTTCGATCCGCTGAAAGTGCTGTTGATGTCACCGGAGCAGCTCACCGCTCGGGCCAGCGACCCTGGCCTTATCCGCCATGCCAAAAAGACCCAGGCCATTTACGACAATGCCCTGATGATAAAAGACATTGCTGCTGAACATGGCAGTTTCGCGCGCTATATCGCCCTCTGGCCCGGGGAAGAGATCACCTCGCTGTGGCAGGTGCTCAAAAAGCGTGGTGCGCGGCTTGGGGGCAATACAGGCCCTTACTTCCTGCGCGCCACAGGGAAAGACACCTTCTTGCTGACTTCAGATGTGGAAGCTTATCTGAGGGCAACAGGCCTGGTGGATGCCGGGATGGCCACCCAAAAGGGGCTGACCCAGGCTCAGGCCGCCTTTAACCACTGGCAGGCTGAATCGGGCCGGACGCTGGCACAAATCAGCCGCATTATTGCCTGTGGCGTGGGTGACAACCGGATTTAA
- a CDS encoding TorF family putative porin → MMKLNKTLLVLATIACSSGVMAEEAKVFGGTLGGKLTIASDYVFRGESETMDGDVPAIQGTLSWSNDAGWYAGFFGSNIKFADPNLEVVTGPFIGKAGEFGESGFTYDVMVFSYLYPGASYSNYTELWLKVGRQFGQLNMQLEVTPTLDDWFGVAGWQGVNYAIHPSYSFDNGVQLSGSVGYQDLDGEGAEGWGHWNLGVSKSWAGYTLDLRYHGSTVDTDHKVYGTQTEIFDDRFVVGISKAF, encoded by the coding sequence ATGATGAAATTGAATAAAACCCTGTTGGTCTTGGCCACCATTGCGTGTTCCAGTGGCGTGATGGCAGAAGAAGCCAAAGTATTCGGCGGCACCCTGGGTGGCAAGCTGACCATCGCCAGCGACTACGTGTTCCGTGGCGAGTCCGAAACCATGGACGGCGACGTGCCCGCGATTCAGGGCACCCTGAGCTGGAGCAACGATGCGGGTTGGTATGCCGGCTTCTTTGGCTCCAATATCAAGTTTGCCGATCCGAATCTGGAAGTGGTAACAGGGCCTTTTATCGGCAAGGCCGGTGAATTTGGTGAATCAGGTTTCACCTATGATGTGATGGTGTTTTCTTACCTCTATCCCGGCGCGTCTTACAGCAATTACACCGAGCTGTGGTTGAAAGTCGGTAGACAGTTCGGCCAACTGAATATGCAGCTGGAAGTCACCCCCACCCTTGATGACTGGTTTGGCGTAGCTGGCTGGCAAGGGGTCAACTATGCGATTCACCCAAGCTATTCCTTTGACAACGGTGTTCAGCTGTCAGGCTCTGTGGGTTATCAGGACCTGGATGGCGAAGGCGCCGAGGGCTGGGGCCACTGGAACCTGGGTGTATCCAAATCCTGGGCAGGTTATACCCTGGATCTGAGATACCACGGTAGTACGGTAGACACAGACCACAAGGTTTACGGTACCCAAACCGAGATTTTCGACGACCGCTTTGTGGTTGGGATCAGCAAGGCATTTTAA
- a CDS encoding efflux RND transporter periplasmic adaptor subunit has product MRQMLKIASAIGMVLWVSACQEDAQQAANQQQMPPMEVGTVQVTAAPQNIMVELPGRSRAFLEAEVRPQVSGIIMERNFVEGREVKEGQSLYKIDDATYKATLESAKADLASAQASLASAKARAARYEKLVKTNAISKQDFDEADAAYKEALARVKVAEAQLHTANINLNYTEVQAPISGRIGKSSVTPGALVTANQGQVLATIQQLDPINVDITQSSAQLLALKAKLRAGKLQAADNAEVQLVLEDGTTYEHKGKLQFAEVSVDENTGSVILRAEFPNPDNVLLPGMYVRAMLNTGVDPNAILVPQKAITRNTRGEAVAMVVNAESKVEARTVTTAEVINHQWRITSGLNAGDKLIVEGLQKIRPGAPVTATAAQAK; this is encoded by the coding sequence ATGCGGCAAATGTTAAAAATTGCCTCGGCCATAGGCATGGTCTTGTGGGTCAGTGCCTGCCAGGAAGATGCTCAGCAAGCTGCCAACCAGCAGCAAATGCCTCCCATGGAAGTCGGCACAGTGCAGGTCACTGCAGCGCCTCAAAACATCATGGTTGAGCTGCCCGGTCGCAGCCGCGCTTTCCTCGAGGCCGAGGTTCGCCCTCAGGTTTCTGGCATCATCATGGAGCGTAACTTCGTTGAAGGTCGTGAAGTGAAAGAAGGTCAGTCACTCTACAAAATTGACGATGCCACCTATAAGGCCACCCTCGAAAGCGCCAAGGCCGACCTCGCCAGCGCACAGGCCTCATTGGCCAGTGCCAAAGCCCGCGCCGCCCGCTACGAAAAGTTGGTGAAAACCAATGCCATTTCCAAGCAGGACTTCGACGAAGCCGATGCCGCCTATAAGGAAGCACTCGCCCGGGTGAAAGTGGCCGAGGCCCAGCTGCATACCGCCAATATCAATCTGAACTACACCGAAGTGCAGGCCCCAATTTCAGGCCGCATCGGTAAATCGTCCGTCACGCCTGGTGCGTTGGTAACCGCCAATCAGGGACAGGTACTGGCCACTATTCAGCAGCTGGACCCCATCAATGTGGACATCACCCAATCCAGCGCCCAACTGCTGGCCCTCAAGGCCAAGCTGCGAGCCGGTAAGCTGCAGGCGGCCGACAACGCCGAAGTGCAGCTGGTACTGGAAGATGGCACAACTTACGAGCACAAGGGCAAGCTGCAATTTGCCGAAGTGAGCGTGGATGAAAACACGGGTTCTGTGATTCTGCGGGCCGAGTTCCCCAACCCAGACAACGTGTTGCTGCCGGGTATGTATGTACGCGCCATGCTGAACACCGGGGTAGATCCCAACGCCATTCTGGTGCCGCAAAAGGCCATTACCCGCAATACCCGTGGTGAAGCCGTGGCCATGGTGGTGAACGCCGAAAGCAAGGTTGAAGCCCGCACCGTGACCACTGCCGAGGTTATCAACCACCAGTGGCGTATTACTTCGGGGCTGAATGCAGGCGATAAATTGATTGTAGAAGGGCTGCAGAAAATACGCCCAGGTGCACCGGTCACTGCCACAGCGGCGCAGGCCAAGTAA